The Alistipes megaguti sequence GAGAAGTATCTCTTCAACGTAGCCTGCCGCCGAGACGGTTCGAGCCGCTTCGGTTCAGGAAACAAGTGGGGAACCTTCCCCTCGGCGGCCTTCGCATGGCGGGCCTCGCAGGAGAATTTCCTCAAGGATCTCTCGTGGCTGAGCAATCTGAAGATCAGGACCAGTTACGGTATCGTCGGCAACCAGAACGGCATCGACAACTATGCCACGCTCGGCGTAGCCCAACCCATGCCCGGCGAATTCGGCGACACCTACTACATGGGATACCTCCCCGGCGATGAGCTGCCCAACAAGAACCTCAAGTGGGAACAATCCGCGTCGTTCAACGTAGGCGTGGACTTCGGATTCCTCGACAACCGGATCTCGGGAACCGTTGAATATTACAGAACCAGAACCACCAATCTGCTGGTTTCCCGGGCTCTGAACGCCGCCCTGGGATACACCTCGATGCTCGACAATCTGGGTGAAACCAAGACCAACGGCATCGACTTCAACGCCAACTTCGATATCATCCGCAAAGAGAATCTGACCTGGAGCGTTTCGGCCAACATCAGCAAATTCCACAACGAAATCGTCAAGATCGACGACACGGTCGACGAATACGGCAACTACGTCAGTCAGCCCGGCAACAACTGGATCATCGGCGCCCCGATCAACATCTATTACGACTACCAGGCCGATGGCGTCTACCAATACAGCGACTTTGACGTCTACAGCGACCGGGGATCACTCTACTACGAACTCAAACCGACGATCGACACCAACGGTGACGGCATTCCCGATGCCACGCTGTCCCGCAACGACGTGGTCGAACCCGGAAGCGTGAAACTCAGGGACGTGAACGGCGACGGAAAGATCAACGAAAACGATCGCGTGGTCTACAAACGCGATCCCGATGCCACCTTCTCCCTGTCGACCACCCTGAACTGGAAGGGATTCGACCTGTTCATGGACTGGTATGCGGTCAAGGGCGGTTATGTGCTCAACCCGCTCATGTACGACGGCGAATACGGAGGCGACCTCAGAGGTCGTTCGAACGGCATGAAAGTCAACTACTGGACCCCCTACAACCCCACCAACGAATTCCCGCGGCCGTCGTTCGGCTCGGAGGTCCCCTACATGCGGACAATGGCCTATCAGGATGCCTCGTACATCCGGCTGCGGACCCTGCAGCTTGGCTACACGCTGCCTAAAAAACTGCTGTCGCGTCTCAAGATCCAGAATCTGCGATTCTATGTCACGACCACCAATCTGCTGACTTTCACCAAGGTGTTGTCGTACAGCCCTGAAGTGACCGGAAACCTCTATCCGGAAACCCATCAGACCGTACTCGGTGTAAACCTATCCTTTTAAATCCACAATCATGAAAAAGACATATTCCGCGCTCCTCGTTCTGGCAACCGTCCTGTGCGCCTCATGCACCGACCTGCTGAATCTCGAATCGGAGACCTCGGTAACCACCAACTACCTCCAAACCGACAAGGAGGGTCTCAAAAGAGCCATTGCCGGCCTCTATGTCTATGAACGGGATAACATCGTGGACAACTCCAACGAAAAGGGAATCGTCATCATCCCTCAGCTCTTCGACTTCAATACCGACATCTTCCTCTTCAATGCCGGAAACTGGGCCTCGCTGGGTCGACTGACCGATCTGACCCCCGACTCGGGAATTCTCGAAGACTACTGGAAGTTCTTTTATGCCATTGCCGGCCGCGCCAATGAAATCATCGCCTCGGCCCGGAACCTCGGACTCGACGATCCCGAAGTGTACACCATCTACGGAGAAGCCTGTCTCTTCCGCGCCCGCGCCTATTTCGAACTCTGGAAACGTTTCGAACGCATCTATCTGAATACCGAACCGACGGATGCCTCGAATCTCGACAAGGAGTACAAGCCCGCCTCTCGCGAAGAGGTATTCTCGCTGCTCAAGGAGGATCTCGATACAGCCATCGACGCCCTCTCCTATTCACTTCCCGTTTACAACAATGGAGTCATGTACGGCATGTACACCAAAGCCACGGCCAAACACGTCCGGGCCCAGGTGGCCATGTGGGAAGAGGACTGGGACTGCGTCATCCGCCAGACCGAGGATATCCTCCGCGATGCCCGGGGTATCACCGAACTGGAGAAGGATCCGGCAGATATTTTCAACTCCGAAAACCTGCGCTCTAAGGAGATTCTCTATGCCTATCAGTTCTCCAAGAACACCGGAGGCGGAGGTACCGTCCAAGGTACCACTCTGGCCGGACACCCCATCTCCGTCTATGTCACGTCCCGCTACTCGAGTGTCTCGGGCGCCGTCTGCTCAAGTGATCAGGGCGGTTTCGGATACGGACGCGACTATCCCAACAAGCACCTGCTCGACATGTACGGTCCCAAGGACAAACGCATCGACTGCTATTTCGTGACCAAGTTCTACTACAACGACCCCACCTCCCCGAAATTCGGACAAAAGATCGTTCCGGGAACCGGCGCAGGAACCTCCGGAGCCTCCTACATCACGAACATCCATCCGATGAGCCGCAAGCACGCTGACTTCTGGACGAACGCGGACGACCCGGAACGCAAGACCAGTTTCCGCGATCTGGTGGTCTATCGGCTGGCTGAAACGGTGCTGATGTGCTGCGAGGCCTATTACCACAAGGGCGACAACGTCAACGCCGTCAAATACTACAACATGACCTATGAACGGGCCGGGAACGATCCGTTCGATGGAACGCTGACTCTCGAAGACATCCTCGACGAATATGCCCGCGAGTTGAATTTCGAAGGGGTAAGATGGCCCTTGCTCAAACGTCTCGGACTGCTGGGCTCCTACTGCAAGCAGTGGGAGGGTGAATCCATCGCCGAAAACCCCTATCTGGACAAGGATTACACCTATGCCCGCCAAAATTTCGTGATCGGCAAGCACGAATGCTGGCCGATTCCCAGCAACCAGATCCTGTTGATGGGCGGTTCGGATGTGTATCCGCAGAATCCCGGATGGAACTGATTAAAATTCTAGACCATGAAAACGACTAAACTCATCCTGTGGCTGACGTCGATCCTGCTCCTGGCGGCGTGCAGCGAGAAAGAGATGGAGCCGGCGTACTTCAATATCGACGCAACGGAAGTGACCATGCCCGACAGCCAGGCCGGTTCGACGGACGTCCTGCTGGCCACGAACTGCAATCCCTCGGTGACGGTCGAAGAGAGCGCCGCCGAATGGCTCTCGGCAACAATCACCCCGCGCTGTCTGACCCTTACCTGCACCGAAAACACCGCCCCCGAGGCCCGAAGCGGCAAGGCTTTGATTCTGGCCGGCACCTCGCAGATCTCGGTCACCGTCACACAGCCCGGACATGTCGACGAAGAGCAGCCCGAAGATCCGGATGAAGGAGATCCCGATGATCCCGATCAGCCGGTCACCTCCTACGAACTCTACGACGTCTATTACGAGAACGGCAAGGCCGCCGGTATCGTCTTCTGGGCCTCCGAGGATCATCAATCGGCCCTGGTCGTCAGCCTCGACCGTTCGGAAATGGTGCCCTGGTCCTATGACGGAACCCGCACGATCGGTACCGGGAACTCGGACGGTGCGGCCAACACCGAACTGCTCCGGGCAAGCGAAGAGGCGGCTGACATCCCTGCCCTGGCCTTCTGCGACCAGCACGGCGCAGGTTGGTACTGGCCTTCGCTCAGCGAACTGCAGACCCTCTTCGAGGCCTACAACGGAACCTCCTACGAGGAGGCAACACGAACCGTACCGGCCGATATCACGGACGAGGAGAAGGCCGCCCGCGCATCCTTCGACAAACTGCTCACCGACAATGGGGGTACGGCCATGAACCTGGCCGGCGAAACCGAAAACGGCGACGCCTACTGGTCCAGTACCGAACAGACCTACAAGGAGGTCACCTATGGCTCGAGCTTCCGATTCGGCAAAGCCTATGCATCCGGTGGCGGAGACATGCAGGTCAAGACCAAAAGCAGCAGATACATCCGTTGCATCAAGGCCGTATCGGTCGGCGGATCGGAAACACCCGAGGATCCCGATGATCCCGTCGAAACGAAATTCCCGGTCTACCGGGAAAATGGCGAGGCGGTCGGAATCATCTATTGGACCTCGGAGGACGGAAAAACTTCCAAGGTACTGAGTCTGAAACGCGTCGAGGCTCCCTGGTCCAACAACGGAGCCAATATTCTGGGTGCTACGAGTACCGATGACGGGGCTGCCAACACGGCTGTCCTCAAGGCCAGCGTCGAGGCTGCCGACATCCCGGCCTTGGTGCTCTGCAACTCTCTGGGCGACGATTGGTACTGGCCGTCGATCAACGAACTGGTAGAGATCTTCGGCATCTACAACGGCATTCCCTACGCCGATGCCGCCGATGAAAACGGCAAATACCACGTTCCCGACGAAATCACCGACGCGGAAAAAGAGGCGCGCGCCGCTTTCGACCTCTCGCTGACCACCTACGGCGGAGACGCAATGAACACCGCGGCCCCCACGGAAAACGGCAACCGCTACTGGAGCAGTACGGAATACGTAACCGAAGCCGGCGACAAGGCCTACGGATCATTCATGGTTTTCGGTAAGGCCTATATGTCCGTACTGGCCGATCAGGCAGGAAAGACAAATGCCTCCGGTGGCCGATATGTCCGCTGCATCCGGATCATCAACAACAACTGATCCTCCGAAAGTCGCAACGCTCAGCAGATACATTCTGCCCTTGCCGGATTGCCCTTACCGCGTCACCGCGGTAAGGGCAATTCCCATTTCAGCAGGTCACCTCTCCACAACAGCCTGACAACTATATGCGGTTTTTATCTCCGATGTGCCCGGATCCGGATTTTTTTGCTATATTTGCATAAGGAACCAAGCTCCCGAACAACCATGATTCTGACCATTTATACCGCTACCACCATGATTATCATTGCCTATCTGCTGGGCTCGATTCCGAGCGCCGTGT is a genomic window containing:
- a CDS encoding RagB/SusD family nutrient uptake outer membrane protein is translated as MKKTYSALLVLATVLCASCTDLLNLESETSVTTNYLQTDKEGLKRAIAGLYVYERDNIVDNSNEKGIVIIPQLFDFNTDIFLFNAGNWASLGRLTDLTPDSGILEDYWKFFYAIAGRANEIIASARNLGLDDPEVYTIYGEACLFRARAYFELWKRFERIYLNTEPTDASNLDKEYKPASREEVFSLLKEDLDTAIDALSYSLPVYNNGVMYGMYTKATAKHVRAQVAMWEEDWDCVIRQTEDILRDARGITELEKDPADIFNSENLRSKEILYAYQFSKNTGGGGTVQGTTLAGHPISVYVTSRYSSVSGAVCSSDQGGFGYGRDYPNKHLLDMYGPKDKRIDCYFVTKFYYNDPTSPKFGQKIVPGTGAGTSGASYITNIHPMSRKHADFWTNADDPERKTSFRDLVVYRLAETVLMCCEAYYHKGDNVNAVKYYNMTYERAGNDPFDGTLTLEDILDEYARELNFEGVRWPLLKRLGLLGSYCKQWEGESIAENPYLDKDYTYARQNFVIGKHECWPIPSNQILLMGGSDVYPQNPGWN
- a CDS encoding BACON domain-containing protein — protein: MKTTKLILWLTSILLLAACSEKEMEPAYFNIDATEVTMPDSQAGSTDVLLATNCNPSVTVEESAAEWLSATITPRCLTLTCTENTAPEARSGKALILAGTSQISVTVTQPGHVDEEQPEDPDEGDPDDPDQPVTSYELYDVYYENGKAAGIVFWASEDHQSALVVSLDRSEMVPWSYDGTRTIGTGNSDGAANTELLRASEEAADIPALAFCDQHGAGWYWPSLSELQTLFEAYNGTSYEEATRTVPADITDEEKAARASFDKLLTDNGGTAMNLAGETENGDAYWSSTEQTYKEVTYGSSFRFGKAYASGGGDMQVKTKSSRYIRCIKAVSVGGSETPEDPDDPVETKFPVYRENGEAVGIIYWTSEDGKTSKVLSLKRVEAPWSNNGANILGATSTDDGAANTAVLKASVEAADIPALVLCNSLGDDWYWPSINELVEIFGIYNGIPYADAADENGKYHVPDEITDAEKEARAAFDLSLTTYGGDAMNTAAPTENGNRYWSSTEYVTEAGDKAYGSFMVFGKAYMSVLADQAGKTNASGGRYVRCIRIINNN